CGCATCCACGGGTGCGCCCGTAAGCGTGCCGAACGGTATGAAGACGACATGACATCGACTGCCGTTATGGCCCGACTCTTGATTAGGCTGTGTGGGAGAGCCGCAGGAGCACAGCACGACGGCAGTCGATACGGGGATGGAGACAGTTAGTGTTGGCGCAACCCCGGGTGGTGTGTTCCGACTTCCGCTACATCCGATCGATCCGCCTGTATCCGGTCCTGCCGTTCAGGTGCGTTGCAGTACACCAGGAGGCACAGTGAACGAGCAGGAGGCTTTCCGTCCGGACGGAAACGATCCTGACGACGACCAGTCCGAGTTCGACCTGACCGGTGAGTTCAAGATCGATTTCGCCGCACCGGCCTGGTACGCGAGCAACGACACCAGTGGTGGCGGCACCAGTGCCACCGCTTCGTCCGCGGCTCCTCCTGCGTCCTCGCCCGCCACTCCGACCGCCGAGGCCCAGCCCCCCGTCGGGCCGCCCCTGGGCCAGCCGCTCCCCGGGCCCGCGGAGGCCGCACCGCCGGGATTCCCGACGCTGCGCCCCCAGGAAACGGGCAATGACGCCCCGGCCGCCGCCACTCCCCCGGCCACCACGCCGGAGGTGCCCACGGAGGCCGCACCGGCCGCGAACGAGGGTGCCGTTACCGGTAATCAGCGCTCGGGCACGGGCGTCGATCCGTCGGTCTCCCTCTGGGGCGACGACGATGACACCGAGCCGGAGGCGGAGAGCGCGTCCGAACCCGAGGTCACGCCCACCGACGCGGCACCGCAGCCGGAGACCTCGGCTGCGCCCGCCCCCGTCGAGGACGGTGCACCGGACGCTGAGGCCGCGATTCCCGCGCAGCCCGCGCCCGAGGCCGCCACACAGGGCGCACAGCCCGCACCGGCCCAACCGCAGCCGCAGCCGCAGCCGGTTGTGCCCCAGCAGGGCGTGCCCGTGCAGGGTGTTCCGCAGCAGGAGGTTCCCCAGCAGACGGCTCCGCAGCAGCAGGACGTTCCGCAGCAGGCGACGCCGCATCAGGCAACTCCGCCGCAGGGTGTGCCCCAGCAGGGCGTTCCGCAGCAAGGAGTTCCTCAGCAGGGTGCTCCTTGGGGCACCGCGGCGGAGGGTCAGCAGCAGGGTGTGCCGGGACAGGGCACGCTGCCGCCGCTGCCCCCGGAGTACCAGCCCGCGGACCCGCGGACGGCACAGGCACAGGCACAGGCCGCTCAGCAGTCGCAGCAGGGCCAGCAGTCGGCACCGGCCCAGCAGCAACCGCAGGCGCAACCGCAGCCGCAGCCGCAGGCCCAGCAGCCACAGGCCGGGTACGCCCAGGGACAGCCCGCACAGCAGGCCGGCTACCCGCAACAGCAGCAGGGCGCGCCCGCGCAGCAGCAACAGCCCGCGTACGGCTATCCGCAGCCCGCGTACGGCTACCCCCAGCAGGCCCAGCCGCAACCGCAGCCGCAGGCTCAGCAGCAACCCCACGCGGCCGCGCAGCAGTCGGGTTACGGCTACCCGCAGACCGGTGCGCAGGGCTATCCGCAGCAGGGCCAGGCGCAGGCCGGGTACGCCCACCAGCAGGCCGCCCAGCAGGCGGCGCAGGCTCAGGCCGCCCAGGCGCAGGCCCAGGCCCAGGCCCAGGCGGCGCAGGCACAGCAAGCCCAGCAGGCGCAGCAGGCCCAACAAGCCCAGCAAGCACACCAGGCCCAGCAGGCCCAGGCTCAGCAAGCCCAGGCCCAGCAAGCGCAGCAGTACCAGCCGCTGCCCGGTCAGCAGACCGGCGACCCGAACGCCGCGGCCAACTACGCGTCGTACTCGCAGCCGGGTCAGCAGCAGCCGCAGCAGCGGGCCGCTCCCGGCGCACCGCTCGGCTACAGCGCTGCCGTCGAGCTGACCTCCGACCGGCTGCTGCGCAACCAGCCCAAGAAGCGCAAGCCGGGCGCCAATGCCCAGCCGTCCAAGTTCAAGCTGGGCGCGAAGAAGGAAGAGGCGGAGCGGCAGCGCAAGCTGGAGCTGATCCGTACGCCGGTGATGTCCTGTTACCGGATCGCGGTGATCAGCCTCAAGGGCGGTGTCGGCAAGACCACCACGACCACCGCACTGGGCTCCACGCTCGCGTCCGAGCGGCAGGACAAGATCCTGGCGATCGACGCCAACCCGGACGCCGGCACGCTCGGCCGACGGGTGCGCCGCGAGACCGGTGCGACCATCCGTGACCTGGTGCAGGCGATCCCGCATCTGCACAGCTACATGGACATCCGCCGGTTCACCTCGCAGGCTCCCTCGGGCCTGGAGATCCTCGCCAACGACGTCGACCCGGCCGTCTCGACGACCTTCAACGACGATGACTACCGGCGGGCGATCGATGTCCTCGGCAAGCAGTACCCGGTCATCCTCACCGACTCGGGAACCGGTCTCCTCTACAGCGCGATGCGCGGAGTCCTCGATCTCGCCGACCAGTTGATCATCATCTCCACCCCGTCCGTGGACGGCGCGAGCAGCGCGAGCACCACCCTGGACTGGCTGTCCGCGCACGGCTACGCCGACCTGGTGCAGCGCGGCATCACGGTCATCTCGGGTGTCCGTGAGACCGGCAAGATGATCAAGATCGATGACATCGTGTCGCACTTCGAGACCCGTTGCCGCGGTGTCGTGGTCGTCCCGTTCGACGAGCATCTCGCCGCCGGTGCCGAGGTCGACCTCGACATGATGCGGCCCAAGACCCGCGAGGCGTACTTCAACCTCTCCGCCCTGGTGGCCGAGGACTTCGCGCGGGCGCAGCAGGCGCAGGGCATGTACCCCCAGCAGCAGATGGGCGGGGATCCGTACGCCCAGCAGCAGATGGGCGGCGACCCGTACGCGCAGCAGCAGTACGCCCAGCAGGGCCAGCCGCAGCAGCCGCAACAGGGCCAGCCGCCGGCCGGCTACCCGCCGCAGCAGGGTGGCTGGACCCAGCAGCCGCAGCAGGGCCAGCCGCCGGCCCACTGGCAGCAGCAACAGCCCGCTCCGGACGCACCGCAGCCGGACGGGCCCGGTCTGGCGCCCGGGTGGCAGCAGCAGCCACCTCCGCAGTGAGGCAGGCGTAGCGCAGAACGGGGCGGGGCCCGGCACTTGTGAAGTGCCGGGCCCCGCCCCGTATCACGTCATCCCCCGGTCGAGTGAACCGATCCCGGCCGAACTCCACCTGATATCAGCCGAGTTGGCACGGCGGGACCGCTGAATCCGCCCACCCCGAAGCTGCCGCACCTCACCTCCTACACCCGCCCACCCCCCGAAGGGGGGTGGGCGGCGGGGAAACAACTAGCGGGGGGGTGGGGGTGGAGGGGGAGTTGGGGGTGGGGGGGAGTAAGGCGGCAGCCCCTGGGGGGAAGTAACGCGGCAGCCCCCGGAAGAACGGCGGCAAGGAGCAACCCAGGGGCAAAGGAAAACCCCGGCAAGGTGAACACCCCAGAGGCAAGGGAACACCCCGGCAAGGGAACACCCCGGCAAAGGAACACCCCAGAGGCAAAGGAACACCCCAGAGGCAGGAGAAGCAGAGGGAACTAACCCACCCCTGCCCTCACCCCGCCGCCGCGATCAGCCCCCGCGCCAGCTTCACGTCGACCGCCATCCGCTCCAACAGGGCGTCCAGCGTGTCGAACTTCTCCTGGCCGCGGATGTAGGCGAGGAAGTCCACCCCGACGTGCAGGCCGTACAGGTCCAGGCCGACGCGGTCGATGGCGTATGCCTCGACGGTGCGCGCCTTGCCGTCGAACTGCGGGTTGGTGCCGACCGAGATGGCCGCGGGCATCGCCTCGCCCTCCACCTGCAGCAGCCCCGCGTAGACACCGTCGGCCGGGATCGCGGTGTGCGGCAAAGTCTCCACATTGGCCGTCGGGAAGCCCAGTTCACGGCCGCGCTGGGCACCGCGTACGACGACGCCCTCGACGCGGTGGGGCCGGCCGAGGACCTCCATCGCACCGGCCACATCGCCCTCGGCGACCAGGCGTCGGGTGAGCGTGGAGGAGAACGGCTCGCCGCCGCCCGCCGCACCGCGCTCGAAGAGGTCGATGACCTCCACGGTGTAGTCGTAGGTGGTCCCGAGCTCGGCGAGGGTCTCGACGTTGCCGGTCGCCTTGTGCCCGAAGCGGAAGTTGGGGCCCTCGACGACGACCTGCGCGTGGAGCTTGTCGACCAGCACCTTGACCACGAAGTCGGCCGGGGACAGCTTCGAGAACTCCTTGGTGAACGGGAGGATCAGCACCGCGTCCACCCCCAGACCGGCCATCAGCTCCGCGCGCCGGTGGTGCGGCGCCAGCAGCGGCGGGTGGGTGCCGGGCCGCACGACCTCGCTCGGGTGCGGGTCGAAGGTGACGACCACCGCGGGAATCCCCAGCTCACGGGCGCGCGCGACGGCCTTGCCGATGATCAATTGGTGGCCGCGGTGCACTCCGTCGTACGAGCCGATGGTGACGACGCTGCGCCCCCAGCCCTCGGGGATGTCCTCCAAGCCACGCCAGCGCTGCACTGTGCCCGCTCCTCGCCCGAACCCTTGTCCGTCCATTGCGCCACGTCGGCATGGCGCAGGTCTAAGACTGCCATGCCGTGGGTGGTGCTCCGCGCGAAGGGTGGCTCAGGACGGCCGTCCACCGCCGGCGCGCGGGACGGCCGGCAGGTGCGAGCCGGTGCGTCCACGCGGGCCGGGCGGCGTGTCCGCCCGCTCGCCCGCCGGTCAGCCGAGGGACCCGGCGAGCGTGGCACGGGCGCCGGGGCCCACCACTGCCGCCCACTCCCCCGGCTCGTCCGCCACCCAGTCCTGCACCCGCCGCGCGAAGCCGGGCACCCGCCGCCCGAGCTCCACCAGCCGCCGGTCGAAGCATTCCGCGCCCTCGGGCGTACGGGCCAGCAGCATCCCGGTGCGGTGCACCAGCTCCCGGGTGCGCTCGGCCGGCCGCCGCTCCGCTCCCTCCGCGGCCGCCTGCAGCAGCGCCTCCAGCACACGGGTGTCCCGCCCGGTCTCCTCGTACCCGCCGTGCGGTGCCGCGTACGACGCCTCCTGCGTCAGCAGCACCTCCAGCAGCTCACGGCGCAACGGGGCCGAGTCGCCGGAGCCGACCTCGGCCACCACCGCAGCGAGCGCGCACCGGACCGGTACGGGGTATCCGGTCAGCAGCTCGGCGGCGAGCGGGCGGAGCGCCGCACGGGCGGCCGGTCCGCGTTCGAGACGGCGCTCGACGAACTCCGCGACCGGCCGCGCGGTGCGGTCCGGGCAGTGCCGGGCACAGTCGCGGACCAGACCGTCGATACGGGCGGCGAGCACCGGCTCCTCGGTGCGGGCGAGCATCCGCAGCAGCCCGGCGGCCACCGGCGGACCGGCGCCTCCGACCAGCCGGGCCCGGAAGGCGTCCAGCACCGGCCCGGGATGGTCGGTGAGGGCGGCCCGGAACGCCGTGGGCGGCAGCTGTGGATCCCCCGCCACGAAGCGGGCCAGTGCCCGGTCCAGGAAGCGGGCGCGGGTGGCCGGATCGCCGATCAGCAGGGCGAGCGCGGAGCCGTGATGGGCGCTGTCGGCGGTCCGGGCCAGGAGGCAGAGGGCGGCGTAGCGCAGCAGGGCGCGGTCGGCTGCGGCGGTGACGTACGGGGCGGCCCGCAGGCCGTAAGACGCGGCGGCGGCCCGGCGCTCGGGGCGTTTGTCGTGCGCCCAGCGGTCCACGGCCCGGCACACCGCCGCCGGATCGTCCTCGGCGAGCGCGTCCATCAGCTCGTCGCCCTTGGGGTGCGCGGCCTCCACCAGCGCCTCCGTGAGGGCGTCGAGCGCCTGTCGGCGGTGGGTGTGCAGCAGGGCCTGCGCGGCGGCGGCCACGGTGATCTCGCGGGGCAGGGCACGGCGAGCCGGGCCGCCGGCCTCGTCGCCACCGGGGCGCTGCAGCGGGCGGGTGTCGTCGAACCAGGCGCACAGCAGCGGCTGCATCCGCTCCGGGTCCGCGCACAGCAGCTCGGCCGCTGCGTCGAGGAAACGCGAGGAGCGCGGTGCGCCGGCCTCGGTCATGGATGCTCCGGCGGCCTCGTCCTCGCCGGACGGTCCGTCGCCGGTGTCCGCAACAGGAGTGGGGCGGGGCGCTCCGGCCGGGTGCGTCCGGCCCCGCGAGGTCTCGCCGTCCCACCGGCCGGCGGACGGGTCATCGGTGGGATGGACACGTACGCGCGGGGGTGGGGCGAAGGCACGGCCGGAGCACGGCCCGCCGTCGGACGGCACCGGATCACCCGACGACGCATCACGCGACGACAGGTCACCCGACGACGGACCGGACGACGCCAGACCGGCCGATGACGAGCCGGACGACGCCAGACCGGCCGATGACGAGCCGGACGACGAGGGTCCGGCCGGAGGAGCGACGGCAGCGGACGAGGACGCGGACGACCGGCTGCGTGGCACCGACGGACCGGCCGGCGCACCGGCCGTGGCGCCCGCCGCCCCTGCCCGCTGCACGCCACCCCGCTCCCCACCACCCGGCACCCGCCCCGCCCCCGCCGGTGGCCCGTCGGCCGGGAGCAGGCGGCGCAGCAGATCCATCCGGTCCTCGTCCGGCAGCGCCAGCCGCTCCCAGAACCACGGCCCGAAGGCCTCCAGCCCGGTGTGCGGGAAACCGCCCGCCCGGAGCGACCGTTCGGTGATCCGGTCGGCGAGCAGCCGCAGCACGCCCGTGTACGGCCTCGCGTCGGGGACCCGGAGCAGCACCCCGGAGAGCACGCGGGCGGCCCACCAGCGGCCGTCCACGGCGTGCGGGGCCGGTGTACCGGCGGCGGGGGCGGTCGCCATCGGCACCAACTCCGCCAGCCGGAAGGTCAGTTGTACCGAGCCCTCCCGGGCGGCGAGCCGCAGCAGCGCCTGGACGACCGGCCCGGGGCGGCGTCCGGGGACGGGCAGCAGATCGAGGTCGGCATGGGCACCCTGCAGCCACTCCGCCAACTCCTCGTGCGCGAAGCGGTATCCCGTGCCCGCCGGGACCAGCAGCCCCTCGGTGAGCACCGCAGAGGCCCAGCCGGCCGCCCGCGGAAAGACCTCCTCGAAGGACGTACGGTCCAGCGCGCCCGGGCCGGGGCCGAGACAGCGGCGGGCCGCCTCGTGCACCTGGCCGGCGACCTGGGCGGCCAGCCTGCGTACGGCGGTGCCGCGCAGCACGGGCCGGTGGGCGGCCGCGATCCGTACGGCGATGCGCAGGCACACCAGGTCCAGGTAGGCGTCGAAGATCTGGTGGCGGTCCGGAGTGCCGAGGCCGGTGTCCCGTCCGGATGTGTCCCCCTTGGGCAGCGCCGCCCGGACCTCCGCGAGCAGCCGCAGGGCCAGCGGATGGCGGGCGTCCGGCGCGGCCGGTGTGCCGGGTGGCAGGCCGTAGCGGGCGCGGGCGCGCTCCGCCGCCTCCTGGGGGAGGTCTCCGAGCTCCACGCAGGCGGGCAGCGCGGGCACCGGACGGTGCGGGCGGTGCAGCAGGCCGGGCGGGAAGAGCGCACCGGCCCGCTCCCAGTACTCGGGACGGCAGGCGATCACCAGCCGCACCCCGGCCGTACCCAGCCAGTCGGCCGTCGCCCCGGTCCACTCGGCCAGCCGCCGCAGCAGGCCCGTCGGCATCTCCTCCGGCCCGTCGAGCAGCACGAGCAGCGGACGTCCGGCCGCGGCCGCCGCGCGGGCCACGCCCTGCGCCGTGATGTCCGCCGGATCACCGGCCGTACGGCCCGCGTCGGCGACGGTCCGGCCCGCGGAGCGCAGCGCGCGCTCGACCGCGCTGCGGATGCCGTCGTCGCCGGGCCGCAACTGCGCACCGCGCAGCCAGACGGTCGGCGCGGGGGCCGGACCCTGGGCCCGGCGGCCGGCCAGCCCGGCCAGTCGGTGCTCCGCCCGGTCCCCGGCTCCCCCACCAGTGCCAGTACGCGTGCGCCCGCTGCCCCGTCGTCGTCCCCGAAGCGCGTGAACTCCGCCGCCACGTCCGGCCGTTCGACCGGCTCGCGCCACAGTCGTGGCCGCGCGGCGGAGCCCAGCGCCACCTCGGCGAGGTGCCACGCGCCGGCCTGGTTCAGCTCGCTGCCGTAAGCCGGTACGTGCGCCGCATTGCGCTCCAGCAGCGCGGCGAGCGGGCCGCGCGGTGCGGCCTCGGCGACCGCGCGCAGCGGGATCGCGAAGCCGTCCGCCCGGCGCCCTGGGGTCTGCCCCGCCCGGACAGCGCCGGGGGCCTGGGGGTGCAGCGCGGTGCCGAGGACCCCGAGCACCGCCCCTGTCCGTGCGTCCAGCACCGGTCCGCCGACCGCGGGACCGCCCAGCCGCAGCGCCTCCCGGCCGCCCGCGCAGAGGCCGAGTTCCAGCGTTTCGTCGAGCAGGTGGACGCGGGCGGTGGCCGTGTACATCACCCCGGAGCCCGGCCCGACGACCGTGCCGTCCAGCCAGCCGCCCGCCCAGAGCCGGGCGCGGGTGCCCGGCGCCGGCCGGCCCGTGGCGAGGGGCAGCGGCGCGAGCCGGTGCGGTCCGAAACTGTCGGTCCGTACGAGGGCGAGCCCGGCCTCCGGAAGGGGCGTGATCGCATCGGCCGCCACCAGGCAGGTCCATCCGCCGCCCCCGGCCGCACCCCCGCCCGCGCCGTCCGCCATGGGCTGCAGCACCAGCTGTGCCGCGCCGTCCACCGCTTCGTGGCTGGTGACCACGGTGCCGTCGTGGTCCGCAAGGAAGCCCGTACCCCGCGTCCGACCTGCCAGATCGCGGATACGCACCAGTGCCACGTCCGCATCGGCATCCAGCAATGCCATCGCCGGTCCTCTCGCCCTGTCCGTCCTCCGAACGGTAAGCAGGCGGTGATCGTCCCGACAGGGAGCGCTGCCAACGCGCCCCCGTCCACTCCTTGATTCACTCCGAGCGCCTCACCGAATGAGTGAATGGCCGGAACCTGTCGGAGTGGAGGGGCAGGGGCGGGTGGCGCGCGGGCCGGCGCCGGTGCCGGTTGCGGCGGCACCCGCATGCCCTCGCCGCCGCCGGGTGGCCTTCGGTGTCCCGTGTGCGGCCATGCAGAAGGCCGGGTCCCGAGCGCGTCTCCACGCTCCGGACCCGGCCCTCGATATCAGGCCACGAACCCGCCCTAGACCGCGAACACCGCCAGGCTCTTGGCCTTCCCGCCCTGATTCTCCACCAGCGCCAGGAACCGGCCGTCCGGCCCGAACGCCGCGACCGGGCCGCTGCCCTCGAAGCGGGGCATCGGGATCCGCGCGCCGTTGAGCAGCAGCCGCGCCTGCGGCTCGGCGACATCCCAGCGGGTGAACGCCGCGGCCGCCGCGTCGCCGAGCGGCATGACCGGCAGGCCCTCGCCCTCGGTGTCGTCCACCGCGGCCTGGAGCTGTTCGAGCGTGCGCGCCCGGTCCAGCTTGTACGGGCCGACGCGGGTGCGGCGCAGCGCGGTCAGATGGCCGCCGACGCCGAGCCCGGCCCCCAGATCGCGGGCCAGCGCGCGGATGTAGGTACCGGACGAGCACTCGACGGAGACCAGCAGATCGGTCACCGGGGTGCCGTCCTCGGCCTCGGCCTCGTGCGCGGAGTGCACCACGAACGAGGAGACGGTCACCGGACGGGCCGGGATCTCCACGTCCTCGCCCTCACGGACCCGCGAGTACGAGCGCTTGCCGTTGATCTTGATGGCGCTGACCTTGGACGGGACCTGCATGATCGCGCCGGACAGCTCGGCGACGCCCGCGTCGATGTCCTCACGGGCGAGGCCGTGCGCCGGCTTCGACTCGGTGATCTCGCCCTCGGCGTCATCGGTGACGGTCGTCTGGCCGAGCCTGATCGTGCCGACGTACTCCTTCTCCGTCAGCGCGAGGTGGCCCAGCAGCTTGGTGGCCCGCTCGATGCCCAGGACGAGTACGCCCGTCGCCATCGGGTCGAGGGTGCCGGCGTGCCCGACCCGGCGGGTGCGCGCCATACCGCGCATCTTCGCCACCACGTCGTGCGAAGTGAAGCCGGACGGCTTGTCGACGATGACGAGCCCGCCCGGCTTGTTGCTCTCACGCTTCATTCTGCCGCGGTGCCCTCGTCGTCCTCGTCCTCGCCCGGCTTGCGGTACGGATCGGCCTCGCCGGCGTACTGCGCGCCCGAGGAGACCTCGCGCACCTTGGCGTCCGAGGCCCGTGCCTTGTCGAGCAGGTCCTCGATGGTCTTGGCGGTCTCCGGCAGGGCGTCCGCCACGAACGCCAGGGTCGGCGTGAACTTCGTGCCGGCGGCCGCACCGACCGCGGAACGCAGGATGCCCTTGGCGCTCTCCAGTCCGGCGGCGGCGCTGGCGCGGTCCTCATCGTCCCCGTAGACCGTGTAGAAGACCGTAGCCTCCCGCAGGT
This genomic stretch from Streptomyces nigrescens harbors:
- the rbfA gene encoding 30S ribosome-binding factor RbfA; the protein is MADNARAKKLADLIREVVAQKLQRGIKDPRLGSHVTITDTRVTGDLREATVFYTVYGDDEDRASAAAGLESAKGILRSAVGAAAGTKFTPTLAFVADALPETAKTIEDLLDKARASDAKVREVSSGAQYAGEADPYRKPGEDEDDEGTAAE
- a CDS encoding SCO5717 family growth-regulating ATPase, whose protein sequence is MNEQEAFRPDGNDPDDDQSEFDLTGEFKIDFAAPAWYASNDTSGGGTSATASSAAPPASSPATPTAEAQPPVGPPLGQPLPGPAEAAPPGFPTLRPQETGNDAPAAATPPATTPEVPTEAAPAANEGAVTGNQRSGTGVDPSVSLWGDDDDTEPEAESASEPEVTPTDAAPQPETSAAPAPVEDGAPDAEAAIPAQPAPEAATQGAQPAPAQPQPQPQPVVPQQGVPVQGVPQQEVPQQTAPQQQDVPQQATPHQATPPQGVPQQGVPQQGVPQQGAPWGTAAEGQQQGVPGQGTLPPLPPEYQPADPRTAQAQAQAAQQSQQGQQSAPAQQQPQAQPQPQPQAQQPQAGYAQGQPAQQAGYPQQQQGAPAQQQQPAYGYPQPAYGYPQQAQPQPQPQAQQQPHAAAQQSGYGYPQTGAQGYPQQGQAQAGYAHQQAAQQAAQAQAAQAQAQAQAQAAQAQQAQQAQQAQQAQQAHQAQQAQAQQAQAQQAQQYQPLPGQQTGDPNAAANYASYSQPGQQQPQQRAAPGAPLGYSAAVELTSDRLLRNQPKKRKPGANAQPSKFKLGAKKEEAERQRKLELIRTPVMSCYRIAVISLKGGVGKTTTTTALGSTLASERQDKILAIDANPDAGTLGRRVRRETGATIRDLVQAIPHLHSYMDIRRFTSQAPSGLEILANDVDPAVSTTFNDDDYRRAIDVLGKQYPVILTDSGTGLLYSAMRGVLDLADQLIIISTPSVDGASSASTTLDWLSAHGYADLVQRGITVISGVRETGKMIKIDDIVSHFETRCRGVVVVPFDEHLAAGAEVDLDMMRPKTREAYFNLSALVAEDFARAQQAQGMYPQQQMGGDPYAQQQMGGDPYAQQQYAQQGQPQQPQQGQPPAGYPPQQGGWTQQPQQGQPPAHWQQQQPAPDAPQPDGPGLAPGWQQQPPPQ
- a CDS encoding bifunctional riboflavin kinase/FAD synthetase, translated to MQRWRGLEDIPEGWGRSVVTIGSYDGVHRGHQLIIGKAVARARELGIPAVVVTFDPHPSEVVRPGTHPPLLAPHHRRAELMAGLGVDAVLILPFTKEFSKLSPADFVVKVLVDKLHAQVVVEGPNFRFGHKATGNVETLAELGTTYDYTVEVIDLFERGAAGGGEPFSSTLTRRLVAEGDVAGAMEVLGRPHRVEGVVVRGAQRGRELGFPTANVETLPHTAIPADGVYAGLLQVEGEAMPAAISVGTNPQFDGKARTVEAYAIDRVGLDLYGLHVGVDFLAYIRGQEKFDTLDALLERMAVDVKLARGLIAAAG
- the truB gene encoding tRNA pseudouridine(55) synthase TruB; this encodes MKRESNKPGGLVIVDKPSGFTSHDVVAKMRGMARTRRVGHAGTLDPMATGVLVLGIERATKLLGHLALTEKEYVGTIRLGQTTVTDDAEGEITESKPAHGLAREDIDAGVAELSGAIMQVPSKVSAIKINGKRSYSRVREGEDVEIPARPVTVSSFVVHSAHEAEAEDGTPVTDLLVSVECSSGTYIRALARDLGAGLGVGGHLTALRRTRVGPYKLDRARTLEQLQAAVDDTEGEGLPVMPLGDAAAAAFTRWDVAEPQARLLLNGARIPMPRFEGSGPVAAFGPDGRFLALVENQGGKAKSLAVFAV